The Polyangium mundeleinium genome contains the following window.
GGCTGAAGGTTTCGAAGACGCGCGGGATCATCGAGGGCTCCATGCCGATCCCCGAATCCTGCACCACGATCGTCGCGCTGTTCGTCGCGGGATCCGTGACGAGGCAAGCATGCACCTGTCCGCCCGCATCCGTGAATTTGAGCGCGTTGTGCAGGAGATTGCCGATGACCTGTGCCAGGCGGGTGGGATCCCCGAGGGTCCACACCGGCTCGTCCGGCAGGGCGACGTGAAGCTCGATGCCATTGCCCCGGAACGCCGGCCCATAATCGTCGGCCACCTGGCGGACGATCCGCGCGAGGCTGCAAGGCTCCTTGCGCAGCTCGATCTTGCCGCGGGCCACGCGCGAGACGTCGAGCAGATCGTCGATCATCCGGGCCATGTGCGTCACCTGGCGCTGGATCATCTCGCGCGTGCGCACGACGTCCGGCGCGTCGCCCCCCGTGATGTCGAGGACCTGAATGGCCGTACGAATCGGGGCGAGGGGATTGCGCAATTCGTGGGCGAGCATCACGAGGAACTCGTCCTTGCGGCGATCGGCCTCGCGGAGGGCCTGCTCGCTCTCGCGGAGGGCCTGCTCGGCGCGCTTTCGCTCCGTGACCTCCTGCACCACCACGTTGATGCCGAGCAGCGTCGACGCCTCGTCGTGCACGGGGTGGACACTGACCAGCCAATGCCGATCGCCCTCGGGCCGCGCATGGCGGAGCTCGCAATTCGTGACGGCCCGCCCCGATTCGAGGACCCGCTGGCAGAGCTCCTTGAACGGGGTGGCGTCTGGAATGAATTCCCCGAGCGTGCGGCCGAGGTGCTCGGAGATGGGCCGGCCCGTGATGCGCGCCAGCGTCTCGTTGACGTGCACGTACCGGAGATTCCGATCGAGAAAGCAGAGGCCCACCGGGGCGGTCGAATAAACGTTTTGCAGGAGCGCGAGATGGCGCTGCGCGGCCTCTTCGCTCGTCCGCAAGCTCCGGACCAGGCGATTGCGTTCGAGCACCGCCGCGACCTGGTCGCTGAGCATCTGCATGAGCTGGAGATCGTCGGCGCGGAGGTGCGGGCGTTTCGTGGTGGCGAATGCCAGGGTGCCGAGCAGGCGGCCGTGCACCATGAGCGGATATCCCGCATAAGCCTGCACGCCCGCCTTTTTCAGGTCCACCCCGGGATCGAGGTTCGAACGCTGGAGGTCCAAGGCGATGAGGGGTTTGCGGGTCGCGGCGACGGTCCCGCACAGGTACTGGCCGAACGCGATCTGTCGATATTTGAGCC
Protein-coding sequences here:
- a CDS encoding ATP-binding protein; this translates as MPHHRKFALAAETSRHARAEHTHLHILAKAASRLVLCDEPSHLLGSLFEELANDLGVELYFNFLVGEAPDTLVLASAGGISPEDRLKYRQIAFGQYLCGTVAATRKPLIALDLQRSNLDPGVDLKKAGVQAYAGYPLMVHGRLLGTLAFATTKRPHLRADDLQLMQMLSDQVAAVLERNRLVRSLRTSEEAAQRHLALLQNVYSTAPVGLCFLDRNLRYVHVNETLARITGRPISEHLGRTLGEFIPDATPFKELCQRVLESGRAVTNCELRHARPEGDRHWLVSVHPVHDEASTLLGINVVVQEVTERKRAEQALRESEQALREADRRKDEFLVMLAHELRNPLAPIRTAIQVLDITGGDAPDVVRTREMIQRQVTHMARMIDDLLDVSRVARGKIELRKEPCSLARIVRQVADDYGPAFRGNGIELHVALPDEPVWTLGDPTRLAQVIGNLLHNALKFTDAGGQVHACLVTDPATNSATIVVQDSGIGMEPSMIPRVFETFSQADSSLDRKRGGLGLGLSLVRSLITLHGGSVEAYSEGPGRGSTFRVRLPLSSAPDRFTRQTEPARPVSPAREEALRVLVVEDNRDTADILKELLVLLGYRAEVAYTGPSGLDAGRKLAPDVVLCDLGLPGMDGYALARALRADPATARAYLIAQTGYGHAEDRRRAREAGFDLHMTKPIDPTELERVLSSVAARA